A DNA window from Undibacterium sp. YM2 contains the following coding sequences:
- a CDS encoding class I SAM-dependent methyltransferase: MKTDQASNTALIVAAGVQMLARDPTYRDLVPASMAAHGQRLLRASHPRLSSLTARHWFRSLAYTAAKFTLPGILQHYVLRKILIREYVARAITAGTRQIVLLGAGYDTLCMELATQYPDLKLIEIDHPATQAVKRAAAGVPGAAVASATTVTHRIHYIAAELGKQKLNEVLSNCKAFNPDIKTLFIAEGLLMYLTSDDIASLLKQMQMAATKTALVFTWMEIQANGQANFRPASKIIDFFLRKKAEPFLSGMQQDRVPVFLKQLGYAMQDLKESISVCPQDCSVKPIAGEYICMAESL; encoded by the coding sequence ATGAAGACAGATCAGGCCAGCAACACCGCTCTTATCGTTGCAGCCGGGGTGCAGATGCTGGCGCGTGATCCGACTTACAGAGACTTGGTACCCGCATCCATGGCGGCGCATGGCCAGCGTTTATTACGGGCCAGCCACCCGCGCTTGTCCAGCCTGACTGCGCGGCACTGGTTCCGCAGCCTTGCATACACAGCAGCAAAATTCACCCTGCCCGGCATCTTGCAGCACTATGTCTTGCGCAAAATACTTATCAGGGAATATGTTGCCCGCGCAATCACTGCCGGTACCCGCCAGATCGTCTTGCTCGGTGCGGGTTACGATACCTTGTGCATGGAGCTTGCTACGCAATATCCAGACTTGAAACTGATAGAAATCGATCACCCGGCAACGCAGGCAGTCAAGCGCGCTGCGGCAGGAGTACCGGGGGCAGCAGTGGCATCAGCGACAACAGTGACGCATCGCATCCACTACATTGCTGCCGAACTGGGTAAGCAAAAACTGAATGAGGTATTAAGCAACTGCAAGGCATTCAATCCTGACATAAAAACCCTGTTCATCGCAGAAGGCTTGTTGATGTATTTAACAAGCGATGATATAGCCAGTTTGTTGAAACAAATGCAGATGGCAGCCACCAAAACAGCATTGGTTTTTACCTGGATGGAGATACAGGCCAACGGCCAAGCCAATTTTCGGCCAGCCAGCAAGATTATCGACTTTTTCCTGAGGAAAAAAGCCGAACCCTTTTTATCTGGCATGCAACAGGACCGGGTTCCGGTATTTCTAAAGCAACTAGGCTATGCAATGCAGGACTTAAAGGAAAGCATTTCTGTATGTCCGCAGGACTGCAGTGTCAAACCAATTGCCGGGGAATATATCT
- a CDS encoding FAD-binding oxidoreductase, with amino-acid sequence MYEHHTTNMVNDIHSALNLTRVSEIIEISSLPQLTATLEKAKCQGKKIAISSGRHAMGGQQFAEDAILLDMRGMDKVLSFDRELGIITVEAGIQWPALIDYLEAAQKDSTHPWAIRQKQTGADDLSIGGCLSANVHGRGLQMRPFIADVESFSLLDAQGRLQHCNRDTNSHLFRLAIGGYGVFGVITKVSLRLSQRQKMRRDVSIISLNELMPAFQQRMDAGYVYGDFQFAIDPASPDFLQRGVFSCYCPVSEASSIREEYALSDEQWQQLLMLAHVDKSRAFDCYAQHYMASSGQIYWSDRLQQTTYLDGYHKKIDELLGHQGSEMIGELYVPRTALPAFMHDAAQDFRQHAVDLIYGTVRLIEADTESFLPWARQDYACVIFNLHTEHTESGITATAAAFRRLIDLAIKRDGSFYLTYGRFATVEQIRHCYPNFENFLAYKQRLDPESLFQSTWLRHHTAMFAKNLEQAA; translated from the coding sequence ATGTACGAGCACCACACCACAAACATGGTCAATGACATTCATTCCGCACTGAACCTGACCAGGGTCAGCGAGATCATAGAAATAAGCAGCCTCCCCCAGCTTACCGCCACGCTGGAAAAAGCCAAATGCCAGGGAAAGAAAATTGCCATCAGCTCTGGCAGGCATGCCATGGGTGGGCAACAGTTTGCAGAAGATGCCATCTTGCTGGACATGCGTGGCATGGACAAGGTACTCAGCTTTGACCGTGAGCTGGGCATCATCACGGTAGAGGCTGGCATACAATGGCCAGCTCTGATCGATTATCTGGAAGCAGCCCAGAAAGACAGTACGCATCCATGGGCGATACGGCAAAAACAGACCGGTGCCGATGACCTCAGCATAGGCGGTTGCCTGTCAGCGAATGTGCATGGACGGGGCTTGCAAATGCGCCCTTTTATCGCTGATGTAGAGAGCTTCAGTCTGCTGGATGCGCAGGGCAGATTACAGCACTGCAACCGCGATACAAACAGCCATTTATTCAGACTGGCAATAGGTGGCTACGGTGTGTTTGGTGTGATCACCAAAGTCAGTCTGCGACTGAGCCAAAGACAAAAAATGCGGCGTGATGTCAGCATTATCTCGCTCAATGAGTTGATGCCAGCCTTCCAGCAGCGCATGGATGCTGGCTATGTCTATGGCGACTTCCAGTTTGCCATAGACCCGGCCAGCCCTGACTTTTTGCAACGCGGTGTTTTCTCCTGTTATTGCCCGGTATCCGAGGCCAGCAGCATACGCGAAGAATATGCACTCAGCGATGAGCAATGGCAGCAATTACTGATGCTCGCGCATGTGGACAAGAGCCGCGCCTTTGATTGTTACGCCCAACATTATATGGCCAGCTCAGGCCAGATTTACTGGAGCGACAGACTGCAGCAAACAACCTACCTTGATGGTTATCACAAAAAAATAGACGAGCTGCTTGGACACCAGGGTTCAGAAATGATAGGTGAATTATATGTACCCAGGACTGCACTGCCAGCCTTCATGCACGATGCAGCACAAGACTTTCGCCAGCATGCTGTCGATCTCATTTACGGCACGGTGCGTTTGATAGAAGCCGATACAGAAAGCTTTTTGCCATGGGCGAGACAAGACTATGCTTGCGTGATTTTCAATCTGCACACTGAACATACAGAAAGCGGCATCACCGCAACCGCTGCGGCTTTCCGCCGGCTGATCGATCTCGCCATCAAACGCGATGGCAGTTTTTATCTGACCTATGGGCGCTTTGCCACGGTTGAGCAAATTCGCCATTGCTATCCAAATTTTGAAAACTTCCTGGCTTACAAACAGCGTCTTGATCCCGAATCGCTATTCCAGAGTACCTGGTTACGCCATCATACGGCCATGTTTGCAAAAAACCTGGAGCAGGCAGCATGA
- a CDS encoding helix-turn-helix transcriptional regulator yields the protein MNLTQQITIALKKHLKQKGLTYAQLAAHLQISEASVKRLFSESTFTVRRLEAICQLLELDFLELARLARGQQELKGELSDLQEQTLADQPRLLGVFYLLLNQWQVREIARQFEIAETELLQLLMKLERLELIELHPHNRIKLLTHTTLQWREDGPIRRKYQSKVMEEFLQNDFHDEQAILRFETRELSAASIAVLQRKMARLLTEFNELADIDASLSSEQRQGMALLMATRPWVFSLFSDLKRKAGR from the coding sequence ATGAACCTGACCCAACAGATAACGATTGCCCTGAAAAAACACCTGAAGCAAAAAGGCCTGACCTATGCGCAACTGGCGGCGCATCTGCAAATCAGTGAAGCCAGTGTGAAGCGCCTGTTTTCTGAATCCACCTTCACCGTGCGCAGGCTGGAGGCGATATGCCAGTTACTGGAGCTGGATTTCCTGGAGCTGGCCAGACTCGCACGCGGCCAGCAGGAACTCAAGGGAGAATTATCTGACTTGCAGGAGCAGACCCTGGCAGACCAGCCCAGGTTGCTGGGTGTTTTTTATCTCTTGCTGAATCAGTGGCAAGTCCGTGAAATCGCCAGGCAATTTGAGATTGCAGAAACGGAGTTATTGCAATTGCTGATGAAGCTGGAGCGCCTAGAATTGATAGAGCTGCATCCACATAACCGCATCAAGTTACTAACCCATACCACCCTGCAATGGCGTGAGGATGGGCCCATACGCAGGAAATACCAGTCCAAGGTCATGGAAGAATTTTTGCAGAATGATTTTCATGATGAGCAGGCTATATTGCGCTTTGAAACGCGCGAGCTCAGCGCCGCTTCGATTGCTGTTTTACAAAGAAAAATGGCACGGCTGTTGACCGAGTTTAATGAACTGGCTGATATTGATGCCAGCTTGTCATCGGAACAAAGGCAGGGCATGGCCTTGTTGATGGCGACCCGGCCCTGGGTCTTTTCTTTATTCTCTGATCTGAAGCGCAAAGCCGGGCGTTAA
- the tcdA gene encoding tRNA cyclic N6-threonylcarbamoyladenosine(37) synthase TcdA, translated as MQDVIDIDFERRFGGIARLYGAAGLERFKQAHVCVIGVGGVGSWVVEALARSAIGRITMIDLDNVAESNINRQIQANTDTVGKAKVTALAERIALINPYCKVNEVEDFVTPDNLDAMLGQPGFDYVIDAIDNVKAKTALIAYCRQHAIPLITIGAAGGQTDPGKIEIRDLSRTEQEPLLALVRKRLRQNHGFPRGAKSKFGIDAVFSMEVLSMPETAEACEISADASTNTSAGVTGLNCAGFGSSIVVTASFGLMAAAQVLRRLAAPVPLNRAE; from the coding sequence ATGCAAGATGTAATAGATATCGATTTTGAACGCCGCTTTGGTGGCATTGCCCGTTTATATGGAGCGGCAGGTCTTGAGCGCTTCAAACAGGCGCATGTCTGCGTCATAGGCGTGGGCGGTGTAGGTTCATGGGTGGTAGAAGCGCTGGCGCGTAGTGCCATAGGCCGCATCACCATGATAGACCTCGACAATGTGGCAGAATCAAATATCAACCGCCAGATACAGGCTAATACCGATACCGTAGGCAAGGCCAAGGTTACCGCGCTGGCTGAGCGTATCGCCCTGATCAATCCCTATTGCAAGGTGAATGAAGTCGAAGACTTTGTCACACCAGACAATCTTGATGCCATGTTGGGGCAGCCGGGTTTTGATTATGTGATTGACGCCATTGACAATGTCAAAGCCAAGACCGCACTGATCGCCTATTGCCGCCAGCATGCCATACCGCTGATCACCATAGGTGCAGCAGGTGGGCAGACTGATCCAGGCAAGATAGAAATTCGTGATCTCTCACGCACCGAGCAAGAACCTCTGCTGGCACTGGTACGCAAGCGCTTGCGCCAGAACCATGGTTTCCCGCGTGGCGCAAAAAGCAAATTTGGGATTGATGCCGTGTTTTCCATGGAAGTGCTCAGCATGCCTGAGACTGCCGAGGCTTGCGAAATCAGTGCCGATGCAAGCACTAACACCAGCGCAGGTGTCACTGGCCTGAACTGTGCCGGTTTTGGCTCATCCATCGTCGTGACAGCATCCTTTGGCCTGATGGCAGCAGCGCAGGTGTTGCGCAGGCTGGCTGCACCTGTCCCACTAAATCGAGCAGAATAA
- a CDS encoding methyl-accepting chemotaxis protein — MFQDIRIKTKLIFSFILLTVLVLSIGAAGFLSLNASNNSIKTVYDDRLVALGQLDGVMRLIMRNQVIVAKAMTDDPEKAAAHIDVIEKGKAEASKIWAEYMATYLTPEEKVLAEQFAAKRKQFLDEGLNPALAALKNKDIDAASKRFHGKVDPLFLNMKENMDALIQLQLNVGKSEYEASQSFFHSFQVYATIFIVLSGLFASAMGIWLINSISRPLNYAVEIANNIAAGDLRQEIKVSSRDEAGELLQALFNMNQSLIAIVSQVRTSTDTIFTASNEIATGNLDLSERTESQASSLEETASSMEELTSTVQHNAASASQANQLVMSSSDFASKGGDVVGQMVSTMGAIKDSSRKIVDIIGVIDGIAFQTNILALNAAVEAARAGEQGRGFAVVASEVRNLAQRSASAAKEIKQLIGDSVAKVDAGTVLVDETGITMDQIVTSVKQVAEIMSEIAAAGSEQSRGIEQVNVAITQMDQVTQHNAALVEEAAAAAQSLLEQADNLHQVVGVFKVTGLPEGGNVIKTGKFRKAEAANQEQRKTLRLG; from the coding sequence ATGTTTCAGGACATTCGTATCAAGACCAAGCTCATCTTCAGTTTTATCTTGCTGACCGTATTGGTGTTATCCATAGGGGCAGCCGGTTTTTTGAGTCTCAATGCCAGCAATAATTCAATTAAAACAGTGTATGACGACAGGCTGGTCGCCCTGGGCCAACTGGATGGCGTCATGCGCCTTATCATGCGCAATCAGGTCATCGTTGCCAAGGCGATGACGGACGATCCGGAGAAGGCTGCAGCGCATATAGATGTCATTGAAAAAGGCAAGGCAGAGGCGAGCAAGATATGGGCAGAATACATGGCGACCTACCTGACGCCAGAAGAAAAAGTCCTGGCTGAGCAGTTTGCCGCCAAGCGCAAGCAATTTCTCGATGAAGGTTTAAATCCCGCTCTTGCCGCATTAAAGAACAAGGATATCGACGCTGCATCAAAACGCTTCCATGGCAAAGTCGATCCTCTGTTCCTGAACATGAAAGAGAATATGGATGCCCTCATACAACTGCAGTTGAATGTGGGTAAATCTGAATATGAGGCTTCGCAAAGCTTCTTCCACAGCTTCCAGGTTTATGCGACGATTTTCATCGTCTTGTCAGGCCTGTTTGCATCTGCCATGGGCATCTGGCTGATCAACAGCATTTCACGGCCCCTGAACTATGCGGTGGAAATTGCCAATAATATTGCAGCAGGCGATTTGCGCCAGGAGATCAAGGTAAGCTCCAGGGATGAGGCAGGGGAATTGCTGCAGGCCTTGTTCAATATGAACCAGAGTCTGATTGCCATCGTCAGCCAGGTCAGGACCAGCACCGATACGATTTTTACTGCATCGAATGAAATCGCTACCGGTAACCTGGATTTATCTGAGCGCACAGAAAGTCAGGCCAGCTCACTCGAAGAAACAGCTTCTTCCATGGAAGAGCTGACCTCGACTGTGCAACACAATGCGGCAAGTGCTTCGCAAGCCAACCAACTGGTGATGTCTTCATCTGATTTTGCCAGCAAGGGTGGCGACGTGGTCGGGCAAATGGTCAGTACCATGGGTGCGATCAAGGACAGCTCGCGCAAGATTGTCGATATCATAGGCGTCATCGATGGCATCGCCTTCCAGACCAATATCCTGGCCTTGAATGCAGCGGTGGAGGCAGCCAGGGCCGGTGAGCAGGGGCGCGGTTTTGCCGTAGTCGCTTCTGAAGTGCGTAATCTCGCGCAAAGATCGGCCAGTGCCGCCAAGGAGATCAAGCAATTGATAGGTGACTCTGTTGCCAAAGTCGATGCCGGTACGGTACTGGTGGATGAGACCGGTATCACCATGGACCAGATCGTGACATCCGTCAAACAGGTAGCTGAGATCATGAGTGAAATTGCCGCAGCAGGGAGCGAACAAAGCCGGGGCATAGAACAGGTGAATGTGGCGATCACACAGATGGATCAGGTGACCCAGCATAATGCTGCTCTGGTGGAAGAAGCCGCTGCTGCGGCCCAAAGCCTGCTTGAGCAGGCTGATAATCTGCATCAGGTGGTCGGTGTGTTCAAAGTGACGGGTTTGCCAGAGGGTGGCAACGTCATCAAAACCGGCAAATTCAGGAAAGCAGAAGCAGCTAACCAGGAGCAGCGCAAGACTTTGCGTCTGGGATGA
- a CDS encoding energy transducer TonB: MKTVVTKTTGKLSFLTFSLASSALLITACQKTPEPAPVASAPEAPSSTAMPTGLVKNPVKHADTADVTKWMDMASNKSAAQIAKEEKLAKEAKEAKEAKEAKDAKDAKAAAEAKALAAKVKDAPKAASATATAPAPVPVAAPKPVEAPPPVVAAAPKPAPVAAPVENLTLKVVSSVQPKYPSTAVRAGITSGVVSARVHVDTDGKVSQVEIVKANPPKHFDKEVIAAASQWKYAPISKPLTTLLEFNFKLDN; this comes from the coding sequence ATGAAAACGGTAGTTACTAAAACAACAGGGAAGTTATCATTTCTCACTTTCAGCCTGGCATCCAGTGCCTTGCTCATTACTGCCTGCCAAAAAACACCGGAGCCTGCTCCAGTTGCCAGTGCACCGGAGGCACCTTCATCGACAGCCATGCCAACAGGCCTGGTAAAAAACCCTGTCAAACATGCCGATACTGCCGATGTGACGAAGTGGATGGATATGGCATCCAACAAGTCAGCCGCGCAAATCGCCAAAGAAGAAAAACTGGCGAAAGAAGCTAAAGAGGCTAAAGAAGCAAAAGAGGCTAAAGACGCCAAGGATGCAAAAGCGGCAGCAGAGGCAAAAGCCCTTGCAGCCAAAGTAAAAGACGCTCCTAAAGCGGCATCAGCAACCGCTACCGCACCTGCCCCGGTACCTGTCGCGGCACCCAAGCCTGTTGAAGCGCCTCCACCAGTGGTCGCTGCAGCACCAAAGCCTGCACCAGTTGCGGCACCGGTTGAAAACCTGACTTTAAAAGTCGTCTCCAGCGTACAGCCCAAATACCCGAGTACTGCAGTACGTGCTGGCATCACCTCCGGGGTAGTCAGTGCACGTGTGCATGTCGATACGGATGGTAAGGTATCTCAGGTAGAAATCGTCAAAGCCAATCCACCCAAGCATTTTGACAAGGAAGTGATTGCAGCAGCGTCTCAATGGAAATACGCGCCGATTTCCAAACCACTGACCACTTTGCTGGAATTTAATTTCAAGCTCGACAATTAA
- a CDS encoding GMP reductase has protein sequence MHIEETLRLDFKDVLIRPKRSTLTSRSQVNLEREFVFHHSRKTYHGIPIIAANMDSTGTMEMAAALDPHQLSVALHKHYDEDALVAYFSALQKKSTAFYSMGITQSDFEKFSAVMARAQNAIEYVCIDVANGYTEGFINFVKKVRTTYPHLTIMAGNVVTGDITEELILAGADIVKVGIGPGSVCTTRKMTGVGYPQLSAVIECADAAHGLGGQICADGGCVVPGDLAKAFGAGADFIMLGGMLAGHDECAGDLIERDGQQFKRFYGMSSRAAMDKYAGGVAKYRASEGKEVLIPYRGPVEATLQDILGGVRSACTYVGAHKLKELTKRTTFIRVTQQLNEVFGKS, from the coding sequence ATGCATATAGAAGAAACCCTAAGGCTGGATTTCAAGGACGTTTTGATACGTCCCAAGCGTTCCACCCTCACCTCCCGTTCGCAGGTCAATCTGGAACGCGAATTCGTTTTTCATCACTCGCGCAAGACTTATCACGGCATTCCCATCATTGCTGCCAATATGGATTCTACCGGCACCATGGAAATGGCCGCCGCACTGGACCCGCATCAATTATCGGTTGCCCTGCACAAGCACTATGATGAAGATGCACTGGTTGCCTATTTCTCTGCCCTGCAAAAGAAATCCACGGCCTTTTATTCCATGGGGATTACCCAGTCCGATTTCGAGAAATTCTCGGCTGTCATGGCGAGAGCCCAGAACGCCATAGAATATGTCTGCATAGACGTGGCGAATGGTTATACCGAAGGCTTTATCAATTTCGTCAAAAAAGTGCGCACCACTTATCCGCACCTGACCATCATGGCAGGCAATGTGGTGACGGGAGATATTACGGAAGAACTGATACTGGCCGGTGCCGACATCGTCAAGGTCGGCATAGGCCCGGGCTCGGTCTGCACGACGCGCAAGATGACGGGCGTGGGTTATCCGCAATTATCAGCAGTGATTGAATGTGCTGATGCAGCGCATGGCCTGGGTGGGCAGATTTGCGCCGATGGTGGCTGTGTCGTGCCAGGTGATCTGGCCAAGGCTTTTGGTGCCGGTGCCGACTTCATCATGCTCGGTGGCATGCTGGCGGGTCACGATGAATGTGCCGGTGATTTGATAGAGCGCGATGGCCAGCAATTCAAACGCTTCTACGGCATGAGCAGCCGCGCTGCAATGGACAAGTACGCAGGTGGCGTTGCCAAATACCGCGCATCAGAAGGCAAGGAAGTATTGATCCCTTACCGCGGCCCGGTCGAGGCAACCTTGCAGGACATACTCGGTGGCGTGCGCTCAGCCTGCACTTATGTGGGCGCACACAAACTCAAGGAGTTGACCAAGCGCACGACCTTCATTCGCGTAACACAGCAATTGAATGAAGTGTTCGGAAAATCCTGA
- a CDS encoding metallophosphoesterase, which translates to MRIPRLLVALSTLFILSAQAADKTRKPGKKPVEKAVSTTVYVAGDIADCRKQPPAESMAARTAELIAAGLAKDNTARAITLGDNTYPVGKPEEFTKCYEPTWGRFKDKTLPSPGNHDYGMPKALGYYNYFGELAGPDRRGYYATQLGKWLVLSLNSNLDPSQMQVQMTWLKEELASNKQSCTLAFWHHPVYSSGGHGNNKNMQEAWAMLVAAKADLVLTSHDHDYERFAPLDANGDRDDKNGIRSFVVGTGGAKLTPMFLPKGATEIRDNSTHGVLKLTLQDKSYEWEFMPVPGQDFTDKGKGVCH; encoded by the coding sequence ATGCGTATCCCCCGCCTGCTTGTTGCTCTCTCCACCCTGTTTATCCTGTCAGCACAGGCCGCAGATAAAACCAGGAAACCTGGCAAAAAGCCTGTAGAAAAAGCTGTCAGCACAACGGTCTACGTGGCTGGCGACATTGCCGATTGCCGCAAGCAACCTCCTGCAGAAAGCATGGCAGCCAGAACCGCAGAGCTGATAGCCGCTGGCCTGGCCAAAGACAATACCGCAAGAGCCATTACCCTCGGTGACAATACCTACCCGGTAGGCAAGCCCGAGGAATTCACCAAATGCTATGAGCCCACCTGGGGACGCTTCAAGGATAAAACCCTGCCTTCACCAGGCAACCATGATTACGGCATGCCCAAAGCTCTCGGTTATTACAATTACTTTGGTGAACTGGCCGGGCCTGACAGACGCGGCTACTATGCGACACAACTGGGCAAATGGCTGGTGCTCTCGCTCAACAGCAATCTCGACCCCAGCCAGATGCAAGTGCAGATGACGTGGTTGAAAGAAGAGCTGGCCAGCAATAAACAAAGCTGCACCCTGGCTTTCTGGCATCACCCTGTATATAGCTCAGGCGGCCATGGCAATAATAAGAACATGCAGGAAGCCTGGGCCATGCTGGTCGCGGCCAAGGCAGATCTGGTCCTGACTTCGCATGATCATGATTACGAGCGCTTTGCGCCCCTGGATGCGAATGGCGACAGGGACGACAAGAATGGCATACGCAGTTTTGTGGTCGGCACTGGCGGGGCTAAACTGACACCGATGTTTTTACCCAAAGGTGCGACGGAGATACGTGACAACTCCACCCATGGCGTACTGAAACTGACTCTGCAAGACAAGTCTTACGAATGGGAATTTATGCCAGTTCCAGGCCAAGATTTTACCGATAAAGGCAAGGGGGTATGCCACTAA
- a CDS encoding heavy metal translocating P-type ATPase — MTQDQSTHQHGGSCCGHKHDEQPAAAQEKKYTDPVCRMQVSKNPEKTARFQGTTYYFCSTSCVSKFNAAPENYVKAKKVIGLGSVNAASTDAMQSDAQGEHKDPVCGMRVNGQSQHQFVHDGQPYYFCCNACLEKFRKDPAAWLDPAKRPAPKPVAKDAIFTCPMHLEIEQVGPGTCPLCGMALEPKEASAEEDTSELDDMSRRFKFSLVLSLPLLIMTMGDMLPGVSFHGLLGMTVFNWLQFFLATPVVLWAGLPFFERALASFRTMHLNMFSLIGVGTAAAYLFSLVALLLPDILPAAFKMGGMAPLYFEAAAVIISLVLLGQVLELRARSQTNAAIKALLGLTPATAIRIAADGSEKEIALDEVQTGDNLRVKPGAHIPVDGVVLDGHSNIDEAMLTGEPLPVSKQAGDKVSAGTINQQGSFSMRAERIGKDTLLASIINLVNQAGRSRAPIQKLADQVSGWFVPGVIAIAVLAFVIWAVWGPAPGMANGLMAAVSVLIIACPCALGLATPISVTVGIGRGAHDGVLIKDAEALERLEKIDTLVIDKTGTLTEGKPTVQHYSVASGESETDLLALAMALEQRSEHPVAHAIVSYAESRGAKSIAIGDFTSITGKGVSATVDGKTVLLGNPALLKEHAIELPGFESQISDLQAQGHTVMLLAVAQKAVAMLSVADKIKSNSKEAITQLQQQGMHIIVLTGDNARTAKAVAKQLGLDDVRADLLPADKFRIVQELQAQGHAVAMAGDGINDAPALAQADVGIAMGSGTDVAMHSAHVVLVKGDLRGIVKARALSKQAMKNIRQNLFFAFAYNFVGVPIAAGLLYPWFGILLSPMIASAAMSLSSVSVISNALRLRHAKL, encoded by the coding sequence ATGACCCAGGACCAATCCACCCACCAGCATGGCGGCAGTTGCTGTGGGCACAAGCATGATGAACAGCCAGCCGCAGCCCAGGAAAAAAAATATACCGACCCGGTCTGCCGCATGCAGGTCAGTAAAAACCCTGAAAAAACGGCGCGCTTCCAGGGTACTACCTATTATTTTTGCAGCACTTCCTGCGTCAGCAAGTTCAATGCTGCGCCTGAGAATTATGTGAAGGCCAAAAAGGTCATAGGGCTGGGCAGCGTTAATGCTGCCAGCACAGATGCCATGCAAAGCGATGCCCAGGGTGAGCACAAAGACCCGGTCTGTGGCATGCGTGTCAATGGGCAAAGCCAGCACCAGTTTGTGCATGATGGGCAGCCTTATTATTTTTGTTGCAACGCCTGCCTGGAAAAATTTCGCAAAGATCCTGCCGCCTGGCTGGACCCGGCCAAACGCCCCGCACCTAAACCCGTCGCCAAGGATGCGATTTTCACGTGCCCCATGCACCTGGAAATAGAACAGGTAGGTCCCGGTACCTGCCCGCTTTGCGGCATGGCGCTGGAACCCAAGGAAGCCTCGGCAGAAGAGGACACCAGTGAACTCGATGACATGTCGCGGCGCTTCAAGTTCAGTCTGGTGTTGAGTTTGCCGCTGCTGATCATGACCATGGGTGACATGTTGCCTGGCGTGTCTTTTCATGGTCTGCTGGGCATGACAGTGTTCAACTGGCTGCAATTCTTCCTGGCAACACCTGTCGTGCTATGGGCTGGCCTGCCATTTTTTGAACGGGCGCTGGCGTCCTTCAGAACCATGCATCTGAATATGTTCAGTCTCATAGGTGTTGGCACAGCCGCTGCCTATCTGTTCAGTCTGGTGGCTTTGTTGTTGCCAGATATACTGCCTGCAGCCTTCAAGATGGGTGGTATGGCACCGCTGTATTTTGAAGCCGCAGCCGTCATCATTAGCTTGGTATTGCTGGGACAGGTGCTGGAATTACGGGCACGCTCGCAAACCAATGCAGCGATCAAGGCATTATTGGGTTTGACACCTGCAACGGCGATACGCATTGCTGCTGATGGCAGCGAAAAAGAAATTGCTCTTGATGAAGTACAGACTGGCGACAACTTGCGCGTCAAGCCGGGGGCGCATATTCCTGTTGATGGCGTAGTGCTGGATGGCCATAGCAATATCGATGAAGCCATGCTGACAGGTGAACCACTGCCCGTCAGCAAACAGGCTGGCGACAAAGTCAGTGCTGGTACCATCAACCAGCAAGGCAGCTTCAGCATGCGGGCTGAACGCATAGGCAAGGACACCCTGCTGGCCAGCATCATCAATTTGGTGAACCAGGCCGGGCGTTCACGCGCACCGATACAGAAGCTGGCGGATCAGGTATCCGGCTGGTTTGTGCCGGGAGTGATTGCCATTGCCGTACTGGCCTTCGTGATTTGGGCAGTATGGGGACCTGCGCCGGGGATGGCAAATGGCCTGATGGCCGCAGTTTCGGTACTAATCATTGCCTGCCCTTGCGCACTTGGCCTCGCCACGCCAATATCGGTCACAGTGGGTATAGGTCGCGGTGCCCACGATGGTGTACTGATCAAGGATGCAGAAGCACTGGAGAGGCTGGAAAAAATCGATACCCTGGTGATAGACAAAACCGGCACACTGACAGAAGGCAAACCAACAGTACAACACTACAGCGTCGCCAGCGGCGAATCAGAAACAGATTTGCTGGCGCTGGCCATGGCACTGGAACAACGCAGTGAACACCCGGTTGCCCATGCCATCGTCAGCTATGCAGAGTCTCGCGGTGCAAAGTCCATTGCCATCGGCGATTTTACGTCCATCACAGGCAAGGGTGTCAGCGCCACAGTCGATGGCAAGACGGTTTTGCTGGGTAACCCTGCACTGTTGAAAGAACATGCCATAGAGCTGCCAGGCTTCGAATCGCAAATCAGTGATCTGCAGGCGCAGGGACATACCGTCATGCTGCTGGCGGTAGCACAAAAAGCCGTGGCCATGCTCAGTGTCGCAGACAAAATCAAGAGTAACAGCAAAGAGGCCATCACTCAATTGCAGCAGCAGGGCATGCACATCATCGTGCTGACGGGTGATAACGCCAGGACTGCCAAGGCAGTGGCAAAACAACTGGGGCTCGACGATGTGCGGGCCGACTTGCTGCCAGCCGACAAGTTCCGCATCGTGCAGGAATTGCAGGCACAGGGTCACGCAGTTGCCATGGCAGGCGATGGCATCAATGATGCACCTGCACTGGCGCAGGCTGATGTCGGTATCGCCATGGGTAGCGGCACCGATGTCGCCATGCACAGCGCCCATGTGGTGCTGGTCAAAGGTGATTTGCGCGGCATAGTCAAAGCCCGCGCCCTGAGCAAACAGGCCATGAAAAACATCAGGCAAAATCTGTTCTTTGCCTTTGCCTACAATTTTGTCGGCGTGCCCATTGCCGCAGGCTTGCTGTATCCATGGTTCGGGATTTTACTGAGCCCCATGATAGCCAGTGCGGCGATGAGCCTGAGTTCAGTCTCCGTCATTAGCAATGCCTTACGCCTGCGGCATGCAAAGCTGTAG